A window from Argopecten irradians isolate NY chromosome 3, Ai_NY, whole genome shotgun sequence encodes these proteins:
- the LOC138320044 gene encoding polypeptide N-acetylgalactosaminyltransferase 13-like: MARSVRATGRFRKLLSILLLFILGQTWIILMSLPQSFRQLEIEQTALIQKRRQAENRLNAIVDTKYTIKLDQTLQAILARHPKKEITKDFNYNISASDTISVRRPVPDTRYPGCLNITYPMETLLTVSVVVIFHNEALSTLLRTVHSVIDRSPTDVLKEVILVDDASTMAYLWDDLDMYLSLVPKARVIRNRQRAGLVRSRMTGARNASGDVLVFFDAHMECNTHWLEPLLHMLQTEPTAILQPLVDIIAAKTMDYYSFNRGPRFRGGFGWDLRYAWFMVPEYLELAVTSKSAPFITPVLVGNAIIVRRDHFFKIGGFDEGLDIWGGEHFDLSFKNWMCAGRVLTVPCSKVGHLFKEGQSYSFNGDRQLIIKKNLARVAEIWMDEYKELFYRVNRARHGNFPKLDQKSLKIQKDFIKSLNCKPFRWYLRSVLPEQKVPPVDAAFYGEVTNAKTSACLTVLDDQFIGITFECFKYRILPFNSFTLTVNGEFKYNDLCVFVDGHSLFLRVGPCGGARKVIPGRWLFPTEHPDSLTGTLMFEINGGSEMLCVRHVTGIVQNIHFREQMAQAIKCNYSANFSASYQNWYFMYKLV; this comes from the exons ATGGCGAGGTCGGTGCGAGCGACAGGAAGGTTTCGGAAACTGTTGTCCATCCTGCTCCTGTTCATCCTCGGACAGACCTGGATCATCCTCATGTCCCTTCCTCAATCGTTTCGGCAGCTGGAAATAGAACAAACAGCATTGATACAGAAACGTCGTCAGGCTGAAAACAG ACTAAATGCCATTGTCGACACGAAATATACGATAAAACTGGACCAAACCCTACAAGCTATTCTGGCCCGTCACCCGAAGAAGGAAATTACCAAAGACTTCAATTACAACATATCGGCTTCAGACACTATTTCTGTCCGACGTCCTGTTCCGGACACTCGATACCCGGGATGCCTAAATATCACGTATCCCATGGAAACCCTACTCACAGTGTCTGTCGTGGTGATATTCCATAACGAGGCTCTGTCCACCCTCCTCCGGACTGTCCACAGTGTCATAGACAGGTCCCCCACGGACGTCCTCAAGGAGGTCATCCTCGTAGACGATGCCAGTACAATGGCGTATCTTTGGGATGACCTCGACATGTACTTGTCTTTGGTCCCCAAGGCCAGGGTGATACGAAACCGCCAGAGGGCGGGACTAGTCCGGTCCAGGATGACTGGGGCCCGAAATGCATCTGGTGACGTCTTGGTCTTCTTTGATGCCCATATGGAGTGTAACACGCACTGGCTGGAGCCACTGTTGCATATGCTCCAAACCGAACCTACAGCCATCTTACAACCTTTGGTTGACATCATCGCCGCCAAAACTATGGACTATTACTCCTTCAATAGAGGCCCAAGGTTCCGGGGCGGTTTTGGCTGGGATCTAAG GTATGCTTGGTTTATGGTACCGGAGTATCTTGAATTGGCCGTAACCTCAAAGTCTGCTCCATTTATCACTCCAGTACTGGTGGGAAACGCCATCATTGTCCGACGGGATCACTTCTTTAAGATCGGTGGCTTTGACGAAGGACTGGACATTTGGGGAGGAGAACACTTTGACCTTTCCTTCAAAAACTGGATGTGTGCCGGGAGAGTGTTAACCGTTCCCTGTTCCAAAGTTGGACATCTTTTTAAAGAGGGACAAAGCTACAGTTTTAACGGAGACCGGCAATTGATCATCAAGAAGAACCTAGCGAGAGTAGCTGAGATATGGATGGACGAGTATAAAGAGTTATTTTACAGAGTTAATCGTGCGAGGCACGGAAACTTCCCAAAGCTGGACCAAAAATCTCTGAAAATCCAAAAGGACTTTATAAAGTCTTTGAATTGTAAGCCTTTCCGTTGGTACCTTCGTAGCGTACTTCCGGAACAGAAAGTGCCCCCTGTCGACGCTGCTTTCTACGGGGAGGTAACCAATGCGAAAACATCTGCGTGTCTCACTGTTTTAGATGACCAGTTCATAGGCATCACCTTCGAGTGTTTTAAGTATAGAATATTGCCATTCAATTCGTTTACATTGACAGTGAACGGCGAATTCAAATACAATgatttgtgtgtgtttgtggaTGGTCATTCCCTGTTTCTAAGGGTAGGCCCGTGTGGTGGAGCCCGTAAAGTGATCCCGGGAAGGTGGTTATTCCCGACCGAACACCCAGATTCCTTAACAGGAACCCTCATGTTCGAAATAAATGGTGGTTCTGAGATGTTGTGTGTCCGACATGTAACGGGAATCGTCCAAAACATTCACTTCCGGGAACAAATGGCGCAGGCCATCAAGTGTAACTACAGTGCTAACTTCTCGGCATCTTATCAAAATTGGTATTTCATGTATAAACTTGTTTAA